A single genomic interval of Streptomyces graminofaciens harbors:
- a CDS encoding MFS transporter, with protein sequence MTLSPARVPRADETDGVRRLTATLYGYAFLDDFVLLYPVYALLFSDTGLSIWQVSSLFALWSVTGIVLEVPSGAWADAVSRRLLLWLGPLLTAVGFALWVLVPSYWAFALGFVLWGVRGALSSGALEALVYDELARLGAADRYARVIGRAQAAGMIAVMAAMGLAGPVLAVGGYPAVGAASVLVCVLTAALATRFPEHREKPVRDEDGGRAATTLTTLRTGLVEIRRDRSVRGALLLVPAVGAVWGALDEYAPLLVRDIGVADRTVPLLLLLIYVGPTIGSLLTGAGERLGTGGLGVVLAGSALAMAAGALAGNAVGTTLVGVAFGGFQFVNVLADARLQDRIEGPRRATLTSVASLGTELATVAVFGTYALIAASHAHSTAFAVFSVPYLVTALVLVARDWSSDTSRPSDASPRLPAEGP encoded by the coding sequence ATGACTCTCTCACCTGCGCGTGTGCCCCGCGCCGACGAAACCGATGGTGTCCGGCGGCTGACGGCCACGCTGTACGGCTACGCGTTCCTCGACGACTTCGTGCTGCTCTACCCGGTGTACGCGCTGCTGTTCAGCGACACCGGCCTGTCGATCTGGCAGGTGTCCTCCCTGTTCGCCCTGTGGTCGGTCACCGGGATCGTGCTGGAGGTCCCCTCCGGCGCCTGGGCGGACGCCGTCTCCCGCCGGCTGCTGCTGTGGCTGGGGCCGCTGCTCACCGCCGTGGGCTTCGCCCTGTGGGTGCTCGTCCCGTCGTACTGGGCCTTCGCGCTCGGCTTCGTGCTCTGGGGCGTACGCGGGGCGCTCAGCTCCGGCGCGCTGGAGGCGCTGGTCTACGACGAGTTGGCCCGGCTCGGCGCGGCCGACCGGTACGCCCGGGTGATCGGCCGGGCCCAGGCGGCCGGGATGATCGCCGTGATGGCGGCGATGGGTCTGGCCGGACCGGTGCTCGCGGTCGGCGGTTACCCGGCCGTCGGCGCGGCGAGCGTGCTGGTCTGCGTGCTGACCGCGGCCCTGGCCACCCGGTTTCCGGAGCACCGGGAGAAGCCCGTCCGGGACGAGGACGGCGGCCGGGCAGCCACCACGCTCACCACTCTGCGGACCGGACTCGTCGAGATCCGCCGTGACCGTTCCGTACGCGGGGCCCTGCTGCTCGTCCCGGCCGTCGGCGCGGTGTGGGGCGCCCTCGACGAGTACGCGCCCCTGCTGGTCCGGGACATCGGCGTGGCCGATCGGACGGTTCCGCTGCTGCTTCTGCTGATCTACGTGGGACCCACGATCGGGAGCCTGCTGACCGGCGCGGGCGAACGCCTCGGTACGGGCGGGCTCGGAGTGGTGCTCGCCGGATCGGCGCTGGCCATGGCCGCCGGCGCGCTGGCCGGGAACGCGGTGGGCACCACTCTCGTCGGCGTCGCCTTCGGCGGCTTCCAGTTCGTGAACGTCCTGGCCGACGCCCGACTCCAGGACCGCATCGAGGGCCCCCGCCGCGCCACCCTGACCTCGGTCGCGAGCCTGGGCACCGAACTCGCCACGGTCGCCGTCTTCGGCACATACGCCCTGATCGCCGCCTCCCACGCCCACAGCACCGCCTTCGCCGTGTTCTCGGTTCCCTATCTGGTGACGGCGCTGGTGCTCGTGGCGAGGGACTGGAGTTCGGATACCTCGCGCCCTTCTGACGCATCTCCACGGCTTCCGGCTGAAGGGCCCTAG
- a CDS encoding amino acid permease yields MLDQGAPPHHPSQSAPPPGGVGARLMRRKPVERLVAEGGQGEGGSLRRSLGLWQLTMISIGATLGTGIFVVLGEAVPKAGPAVTLSFVIAGLTALFSALSYAELAGTIPVSGSSYSYAYATMGELVAWVCGWCLVLEYGVSVAAVAVGWGEYLNELLDGTVGVTIPDALSAPPGDGGVFNLPALIVVLLAMAFLLGGARESARANTIMVVVKIAALLLFCLIGVQGFRSGNYENFMPLGMAGVSAAGATLFFSYIGFDAASTAGEEAKNAQRDLPRAIMLSLVIVTALYVLVAAVAVGARPWKGFGESEAALAGIMKDVTGDAFWGTLLAAGAVIAIASVVLTVLYGQTRILFAMSRDGLVPKAFSRVHPRTGTPRVNTVIVSLFCGVLAAAIPLGQLADATSIGTLFAFALVNVAVVVLRRTRPEMPRTFRVPLSPVLPALGLAFCVWMMGSLDSVTWVVFGVWMAVGLVFYFSYGYRRSRLATPSTPSTPTSPSSPSTPEK; encoded by the coding sequence GTGCTCGACCAAGGCGCACCCCCGCACCACCCAAGTCAGTCGGCCCCGCCGCCGGGAGGCGTCGGCGCGCGGCTGATGCGCCGCAAGCCCGTGGAACGCCTGGTCGCGGAGGGCGGCCAGGGCGAGGGCGGTTCGCTGCGGCGCTCCCTCGGGCTGTGGCAGCTGACCATGATCAGCATCGGCGCCACCCTCGGCACCGGCATCTTCGTCGTCCTCGGCGAAGCCGTCCCCAAGGCCGGCCCCGCCGTCACCCTCTCCTTTGTGATCGCCGGTCTCACCGCGCTGTTCTCGGCCCTCTCCTACGCCGAGTTGGCAGGCACCATCCCGGTCTCGGGTTCCTCGTACTCGTACGCGTACGCAACGATGGGCGAGCTGGTCGCGTGGGTCTGCGGCTGGTGTCTGGTCCTGGAGTACGGCGTGTCGGTGGCCGCGGTCGCGGTCGGCTGGGGCGAGTACCTGAACGAGCTGCTGGACGGGACGGTCGGTGTGACCATCCCGGACGCGCTGTCGGCGCCGCCCGGTGACGGGGGCGTCTTCAACCTGCCAGCGCTCATCGTGGTGTTGCTCGCGATGGCGTTTCTGCTGGGCGGGGCCCGTGAATCCGCGCGCGCCAACACCATCATGGTCGTGGTGAAGATCGCCGCCCTGCTGCTGTTCTGTCTGATCGGCGTCCAGGGCTTCCGCTCCGGCAACTACGAGAACTTCATGCCGCTCGGCATGGCGGGCGTCAGCGCCGCCGGGGCCACGCTGTTCTTCTCGTACATCGGCTTCGACGCGGCCTCCACCGCCGGTGAGGAGGCGAAGAACGCGCAGCGCGACCTGCCACGGGCGATCATGCTCTCGCTGGTCATCGTGACCGCGCTGTACGTCCTGGTCGCCGCCGTCGCCGTCGGGGCGCGCCCCTGGAAGGGGTTCGGCGAGTCCGAGGCCGCGCTCGCCGGGATCATGAAGGACGTCACCGGCGACGCGTTCTGGGGGACGCTGCTCGCGGCGGGGGCCGTCATCGCCATCGCGAGTGTCGTGCTGACCGTGCTGTACGGCCAGACGCGGATCCTCTTCGCGATGTCCCGGGACGGGCTCGTGCCCAAGGCGTTCTCGCGCGTCCACCCGAGGACGGGGACGCCTCGCGTCAACACCGTCATCGTGTCGCTGTTCTGCGGCGTGCTCGCCGCCGCGATTCCGCTCGGGCAGCTCGCCGACGCCACGAGCATCGGTACGTTGTTCGCGTTCGCGCTGGTCAACGTCGCGGTCGTGGTGCTGCGGCGGACCCGGCCGGAGATGCCGCGCACCTTCCGGGTGCCGCTGTCGCCGGTGCTGCCCGCGCTCGGCCTCGCGTTCTGCGTCTGGATGATGGGCAGCCTCGACAGCGTCACCTGGGTCGTCTTCGGGGTCTGGATGGCCGTCGGGCTCGTGTTCTACTTCAGTTACGGCTATCGCCGCTCCCGTCTCGCGACTCCGTCGACCCCATCGACTCCGACGTCTCCATCGTCTCCATCGACTCCAGAGAAGTGA
- a CDS encoding barstar family protein, which translates to MSDGTLAEVLGAGGWVHLELDLGGVTDKPAFMDRCARALALPDYFGRNWDALADCLTDLSWAPPARGRLVVVTDWQEFAGATPNDWSIAQEVFTEAADHWSGTGTELRIVLALGGSS; encoded by the coding sequence ATGAGCGACGGCACACTCGCCGAGGTGCTGGGCGCCGGCGGCTGGGTCCACCTCGAGCTGGACCTCGGCGGTGTCACCGACAAACCGGCCTTCATGGACCGCTGCGCCCGGGCCCTCGCCCTTCCGGACTATTTCGGCCGCAACTGGGACGCCCTGGCCGACTGCCTCACCGATCTGTCGTGGGCCCCGCCCGCACGGGGACGGCTGGTCGTGGTCACCGACTGGCAGGAGTTCGCCGGGGCCACGCCGAACGACTGGAGCATCGCGCAGGAGGTCTTCACCGAAGCCGCCGACCACTGGAGCGGCACCGGGACCGAGCTGCGGATCGTGCTGGCTCTCGGAGGATCCTCCTAG
- a CDS encoding GuaB1 family IMP dehydrogenase-related protein, producing MRFLNDIQPAYDLTYDDVFMVPSRSAVGSRQAVDLASPDGTGTTIPLVVANMTAIAGRRMAETVARRGGLVVIPQDIPNEVVTEVVSWVKGRHLVLDTPIVLTPHQTVADALALLPKRAHNAGVVVDENHRPVGVVTDQDLTGVDRFTQLEVVMSRDLLLLDADIDPREAFNRLDAANRRYAPAVDKDGRLAGILTRKGALRATLYTPAVDANGRLRIAAAVGINGDVAGKAEELLGAGVDTLVIDTAHGHQESMISAIKLVRDLDPQVPIVAGNIVAADGVRDLIEAGADIIKVGVGPGAMCTTRMMTGVGRPQFSAVLECAAEAKKYGKHVWADGGVRHPRDVAMALAAGASNVMVGSWFAGTYESPGDLQQDAGGRLYKESFGMASARAVRNRTSEESAYDRARKALFEEGISTSRMFLDPARPGVEDLIDSVIAGVRSSCTYAGAGSLEEFAEKAVVGIQSAAGYAEGKPLHASWS from the coding sequence GTGCGTTTCCTCAATGACATCCAGCCCGCGTACGACCTGACGTACGACGACGTCTTCATGGTCCCGAGCCGTAGCGCCGTGGGCTCCCGGCAGGCCGTCGACCTGGCCTCCCCGGACGGCACGGGGACCACGATCCCGCTGGTCGTCGCCAACATGACCGCCATCGCGGGCCGCCGCATGGCCGAGACGGTCGCCCGCCGGGGCGGCCTCGTCGTCATCCCGCAGGACATCCCGAACGAGGTCGTCACCGAGGTCGTCTCCTGGGTGAAGGGCCGTCACCTCGTCCTCGACACCCCGATCGTGCTGACCCCCCACCAGACCGTCGCCGACGCGCTGGCCCTGCTGCCCAAGCGGGCGCACAACGCGGGCGTCGTCGTCGACGAGAACCACCGCCCCGTCGGTGTCGTCACCGACCAGGACCTGACCGGAGTCGACCGCTTCACGCAGCTCGAGGTCGTCATGTCCCGCGACCTGCTGCTCCTGGACGCCGACATCGACCCGCGCGAGGCCTTCAACCGCCTCGACGCGGCCAACCGCCGGTACGCCCCCGCCGTCGACAAGGACGGCAGGCTCGCGGGCATCCTCACCCGCAAGGGCGCCCTGCGCGCCACGCTCTACACCCCGGCCGTCGACGCCAACGGCAGGCTGCGCATCGCCGCCGCCGTCGGGATCAACGGCGATGTCGCGGGCAAGGCCGAGGAACTGCTCGGCGCGGGCGTCGACACGCTCGTCATCGACACCGCGCACGGCCATCAGGAGTCGATGATCAGCGCCATCAAGCTGGTGCGCGACCTCGATCCCCAGGTGCCGATCGTGGCCGGCAACATCGTCGCCGCCGACGGCGTCCGGGATCTGATCGAGGCGGGCGCCGACATCATCAAGGTCGGCGTCGGCCCCGGCGCGATGTGCACGACCCGCATGATGACCGGTGTCGGACGGCCGCAGTTCTCGGCCGTCCTGGAGTGCGCGGCCGAGGCGAAGAAGTACGGCAAGCACGTGTGGGCCGACGGGGGCGTCCGGCACCCGCGTGACGTCGCCATGGCGCTGGCGGCCGGTGCGTCCAACGTGATGGTCGGATCGTGGTTCGCGGGGACGTACGAGTCGCCGGGCGACCTTCAGCAGGACGCCGGCGGGCGGCTCTACAAGGAGTCGTTCGGCATGGCCTCCGCGCGGGCCGTCCGCAACCGTACGAGCGAGGAGTCGGCGTACGACCGTGCTCGCAAGGCGCTGTTCGAGGAGGGCATCTCCACGTCGCGGATGTTCCTGGATCCGGCCCGGCCGGGCGTCGAGGACCTGATCGACTCGGTGATCGCGGGGGTCCGGTCGTCCTGCACATATGCGGGTGCCGGGTCCTTGGAGGAGTTCGCGGAGAAGGCCGTTGTGGGGATTCAGAGCGCGGCGGGGTATGCGGAGGGCAAGCCGCTGCACGCCAGCTGGAGCTGA
- a CDS encoding Lrp/AsnC family transcriptional regulator, translated as MLNDLDERIVHALAEDARRSYSDIGQLVGLSAPAVKRRVDRLRATGAITGFTVRVDPAALGWETEGFVEIYCRRNTSPETIQRGLERYQEVVAASTVTGEADAVVQVFASDMRHFERVLERIAGEPFVERTKSVLVLSPLLRRFSSGTPGAK; from the coding sequence GTGCTGAACGATCTCGACGAACGCATCGTGCACGCCCTCGCCGAGGACGCCCGCCGTTCCTACTCCGACATCGGCCAACTCGTCGGCCTGTCGGCGCCTGCCGTCAAACGGCGGGTGGACCGGCTGCGGGCGACCGGGGCCATCACGGGTTTCACCGTGCGGGTGGACCCCGCCGCGCTCGGCTGGGAGACCGAGGGGTTCGTCGAGATCTACTGCCGGCGCAACACCTCGCCGGAGACGATTCAGCGAGGGCTGGAGCGCTACCAGGAGGTCGTCGCCGCGTCGACCGTCACCGGGGAGGCCGACGCGGTGGTGCAGGTCTTCGCCTCCGACATGCGGCACTTCGAGCGGGTGCTCGAGCGGATCGCGGGGGAGCCGTTCGTGGAGCGGACGAAGTCCGTGCTTGTGTTGTCGCCGCTGCTGCGGAGGTTCTCTTCGGGGACCCCCGGGGCCAAGTAG
- a CDS encoding carbon-nitrogen hydrolase family protein, protein MRTALLQSSGRPGSTVENLKVLDEAAGRAAAAGAGLLVAPEMFLTGYAIGDGIARLAEPADGDSADAVAEISSRHGLAVAYGYPERDAEAVYNSAQLISADGTRLANYRKTHLFGCFERDHFTPGQQAVVQAELGGLTVGLMICYDVEFPENVRAHALAGTDLLLVPTAQMHPFQFVAESMIPVRAFENQLYVAYVNRVGAEDEFEFVGLSTLAGPDGVARARAGRGEELVLAEADPALLAASREANPYLNDRRPGLYGSLV, encoded by the coding sequence ATGCGCACCGCCCTGCTCCAGAGCTCCGGCCGCCCCGGCTCGACTGTCGAGAACCTGAAGGTCCTCGACGAGGCCGCGGGCCGGGCCGCCGCTGCCGGGGCGGGGCTGCTGGTGGCGCCGGAGATGTTCCTGACCGGGTACGCGATCGGCGACGGCATCGCCCGTCTCGCCGAGCCCGCCGACGGGGACAGTGCGGACGCGGTTGCGGAGATCTCTTCAAGGCATGGTCTCGCCGTCGCGTACGGCTACCCCGAGCGCGACGCGGAGGCGGTGTACAACTCGGCCCAGCTGATCTCCGCCGACGGCACCCGTCTCGCGAACTACCGCAAGACCCACCTCTTCGGCTGCTTCGAGCGCGACCACTTCACACCGGGCCAACAGGCCGTCGTCCAGGCCGAGCTGGGCGGACTGACCGTCGGCCTCATGATCTGCTACGACGTGGAGTTCCCGGAGAACGTCCGCGCCCACGCCCTCGCCGGCACCGACCTGCTCCTCGTGCCCACGGCCCAGATGCACCCGTTCCAGTTCGTCGCCGAATCGATGATCCCGGTGCGGGCCTTCGAGAACCAGCTGTACGTCGCTTACGTCAACCGGGTCGGCGCGGAGGACGAGTTCGAGTTCGTCGGACTGTCCACCCTCGCCGGCCCTGACGGGGTCGCCCGGGCCCGCGCCGGACGCGGTGAGGAGCTCGTCCTCGCCGAGGCCGACCCGGCCCTCCTCGCCGCCTCCCGCGAGGCGAACCCGTATCTGAACGACCGCCGCCCCGGCCTCTACGGGTCCCTCGTCTGA